Proteins co-encoded in one Setaria viridis chromosome 9, Setaria_viridis_v4.0, whole genome shotgun sequence genomic window:
- the LOC117840098 gene encoding uncharacterized protein, translated as MAHVGAAAAAGGNGEAFWTACPHCCHVHLYPRPYLGLRLRCPVPACRRAFRASELPAAPPVVPGADMYFCTWAFFPLGPPATTDAWVPFAPFHPFSPPPSPSPSPAPAPNPAAASTDTPTRPTSRRKVGVCLKGRARAEAEEEEEATAAAVNLEAGAAGLGERDGTGIDIDIDINETVDLSDLGFRVDDMGVLHDLP; from the coding sequence ATGGCtcacgtcggcgccgccgccgcggccggcggcaacGGCGAGGCATTCTGGACGGCGTGCCCGCACTGCTGCCACGTGCACCTCTACCCGCGCCCCTACCTCGGGCTCCGCCTCCGCTGCCCGGTcccggcctgccgccgcgccTTCCGCGCCTCCGAGcttcccgccgcgccgcccgtcgTCCCCGGCGCCGACATGTACTTCTGCACCTGGGCATTCTTCCCGCTCGgcccgcccgccaccaccgACGCCTGGGTGCCCTTCGCCCCGTTCCACCCATTCAGCCCcccgccctccccctccccgtcccccgcccccgccccgaaccccgccgccgcatccaccgACACGCCAACCCGCCCGACGTCCCGGAGGAAGGTCGGGGTGTGCCTCAAGGGGAGGGCACgggccgaggcggaggaggaagaggaagcgaCAGCCGCCGCCGTCAATCTCGAGGCCGGGGCGGCTGGGCTCGGCGAAAGGGACGGCACCGGCATCGACATCGACATCGACATCAACGAGACGGTCGACCTCAGCGACCTGGGCTTCCGCGTCGACGACATGGGGGTGCTCCACGACTTGCCGTGA